TGGACATCATCAAGGTCCGGCTGGCCAAGGGAGAGATCGACCAGGAAGCGTATCTGGCAATGAAGAAAATCCTGGAACAAGCATAAACCAACGGGCTTGGCCCACAACAAGAGCAAGGAGTTCACCATGTCCACGAATATCGCGCGTCGCCTGGCCATAGGCCTTGGCATCGCCCTCGTCGTCGGCTCCCTGACCTTCGCCGATGCCGGATCGGCCCGGGCGCAAGCCAATGACCGGACCAGCACCGCCACCCCGACGCTTGCTGCGGCCACCTACGGCCACATGGGCGGCTACGGTCCCATGGGCGGGCGCGGCATGGGGCCCGGGCACGGACGCGGCATGATGATGGGCGCTTCCTACGGCCAGCCCGGCCATATGGGCCAGGGCCAGTACCACGGCGGCTCCGGGCACGGCGGTTACGGCGGCCACAACGGCGGCTGCTGGTAACGGATCGGGAACAACCGGGTCGGTCCGCGCCTGCGGCCCGACCCGGCCGACAACCTTCACGCACACGGAGCATGACACATGGCTCGCATGAGTAAGACTTCGTTCCTGGCGGCCGCCGCCGTGCTCGGCCTGGCGCTTCTGGCCGGCGTCGAGGCCAAGGCCCAAGGCTTCGCCGGCTCCATCTCGGCCGGCGGGGACCACGGCATGATGTCGCGGACGTTCTCGACACCCACGCCCCCACCGACCGCCGGTTTCGGCATGATGTCCTGGCCGTCCGCGACGAGCGCCATTCCGGCCACCGGTCCCGCGCCGGCGGCCGGCTTCCAGGAAACGCACGACACCATGTGGGATTTCATGGAAGCCGTCTGGCACTAGCCAACGACAAGCCAACGCACTGAAATCAAAACATTATTACAATACGCTCACCCAAAGGAATTTCCCCATGAAGACGCGCATGCGCCTCGTTTCCCTGGCCCTGGCGGCCCTTCTCGGAATCGCCGGACTGGCCAAGGCTCCGCTCCGGCCTTCGGGCAACAGCCATGGCTCGCCCCTGCATCCAATTCCTTGAGCCGTCACGCAGGGCGGGCCTGGCTGCAACCAAAAGAAATCCCTCTTCGGCGAACGGTTCGATTTCGACGAGATGGCGCGGCCCCAGGCGTCCTGACCCTGAAAACGCTCCCTCGAAAAGGCATGCCCAGCATGAAAACGATGAAAATGAGCGCCAAACTCTCGGCGGCCTTCGGCGTCATGGCGTTGCTCTTTGTGTTCAATGGAACCCTCGGCTTCATCCTCCTTGGCAAAATCGACCGCACCGTCATGCGCTTCGTGGATGAATTGCTGCCCAATGCCCAGCATGCAGACAAGATGGGTGACAACCTTCTGCGCCTGCAGCAACGCATCAACACCCTGTCGACACAGCACGACGACAGCGCCTCGGTCGAAGGCGAAATCACCAAACTCCGGGAGGAGTTCGCATCCAGCGCAGCCCGATTGTCCGCGATGTTCGATAAGGCGGGCAACCAGGCCGGCTTGCGGCAGATGCGGGGCATCGAGGACGGCTACCGCTTCTTTGTCGAAGCCGGACTGGCGGCCGCACGCGCAAGCGACAACCGGAGTGCGGAACAAAACCATGCCGCCATGCTCAAGGTCGACTCGTTGCGGGAGGCCCTGGAAGAGCAGATCGGCACGCTCAAGGAAACCCAGGCCGCCCTGGCCCAGTCGGCCGGCACGGCCTCGGACGACCTCATCGACCTGATGCGCTGGACCATGGCGGCCACCGGCGGCGTCATCCTGCTGGCCAACGATGCCGCCGCCCGTCTGGCCGAGGACGCCCGGGAAAAGGCCCGCGACGGCGCGGCGGTGGTTTCGGATTCCGTGGCCGCCATCGGCGCGGTTCAGGAGCTGTCCGCAGCGCTCAAGCAGAGCCTGGCCAGCCTGGGCGGGCAAGCCGAGGCCATCGGCCGGATCATGGGCGTCATCTCCGACATCGCCGACCAGACCAACCTGCTGGCTTTAAACGCCGCCATCGAGGCGGCTCGGGCCGGCGAGGCCGGGCGCGGCTTCGCCGTGGTCGCCGACGAGGTCCGCAAGCTCGCCGAAAAAACCATGGCCGCCACCAAAGAGGTCGGACAGGCCGTGGAGCGCATCCAGTCGGGCGTGAGCACGAGCATAAGCGGCATGGAGGTGGACGCCGTGTCGCGCGAAACGGCCTCGGGCGTGGAAGGCTCGAAACAGGCCTCGGCCGCCCTGGCGGCCATGGCCCGCGATCTCAAGGAACTGGCCCAGGCGGGCGTCTCGGCCGCCGCTTAACGCAACCCACGTCACTTTGGAGGCATGATGTATCTGGCAGCGCACTTCGCCCTGCTCCTGGCCATGCTCGTCTCGCTTCTGGGCGGGGCCCTGGCCGGCTTGGAAGCCTGGAGCCGACAGCGGCGCAAACTCCCCTGGCTGGAGCGCGGCCAGGACGCGGCCGCGTTCCTGATGGCCTGCGCTTCGGCAGCGCTTCTGGGCGGCCTGCTCTCCCGGGACTTTTCCCTGGCCTATGTCGCGGACTATTCCGACAGCCTGCTGCCGCTTTTTTATACGGTCACCGCCTTCTGGGCCGGGCAGGCCGGCTCCCTGCTGTTCTGGGGCCTGATCCTGGCCCTGGCCGGGGCGATCTTTTCCCGCACCGCCCGCTACAAGGCCCTGGAACCGTCCACCCGGATTCTCTTCTGGCTCTTTTTCCTGACGCTCCAGGGCTTTTTCCTGGTGCTGCTGACCGGTCCCAGCAACCCCTTCGTCACGCTGGCCTCGCCGCCCGCCGACGGCAAGGGGCTCAACCCGCTGCTGCGCAACGTGGGCATGATCTTCCATCCGCCGCTGCTTTTTATCGGCTACGCCGGATTCGCCATCCCCGCCTGCCTGTCGCTCGCGGCCACGCTCTCCGGCGAAGGGCGCGCCTGGCTCGAGGCGGCCCGCAACTGGATTCTCGGCTCCTGGGCGTTTCTGACCGCCGGCATTCTCCTTGGCGGCTGGTGGTCGTACATGGAGCTCGGCTGGGGCGGCTACTGGGCCTGGGACCCGGTGGAAAACGCCTCGCTCATCCCCTGGTTCGCCGCCACGGCGCTGGTGCACACCGCCCTGCTGGAGCGGCGTTTCGGCCTGCTGCCCCGCACCAACGTCTGCCTGGCCTGCCTGACCCTCATCCTGTGCCTGTTCGCCACCTATCTGGTGCGCAGCGGCGTGGTCGAGTCGCTGCACGCCTTCGGCGACGGCGGCGTGGCCGGGCCGCTCTTGGTCGGCGTGTTGTTCGCCGCCTGCCTGACGTGCCTCGCGGCGGCCGTCCGCCCGAGCGGGACAGCTTCCGTGCTGCCGGGCCTCGCCAGTCGCCCGGGGCTCATGGTCGTGTCCGTCTGGCTGCTGCTCGCCCTCGGCCTGGTCGTGCTTCTGGGCACCATCTGGCCCTTGCTCAGCCAACTGTGGGCGGTCAACCCCAAGGGGGCCGAACAGGGCTTTTACAACACCGTTTGCCTGCCGCTTTTCACCCTCCTGACCGCGGTCATGGCCCTGGCCCCCTGGTTCGGCTGGACCGGCGGCCCCAGACGCCTGGACGTGCCGACGGGCCTGGTCATCCTCGGGTTGGCGGTGGTTGCCGCCGGCGCGTCCCTGGACATCAGACCGATCCTGGCGGTGGCCGGGATAGCCTCGGCGGCCATGGCCGGCCTGTCCGTGCTCCTGCTGCTCTTCCTGGCCCCCGGCTCCCTCGGCAGCCGCCGGTTTTGGTCCAGCCACGGCAGCCACCTCGGCCTGGCCGTCATCGTCCTTGGCGTGGCCGTGTCCGGCCCCTTCCAGCGCAGCGTCGAGAAGGCCCTTTCTCCCGGCGAGTCCTTCGACTTCAGCGGCTACCGCTTCACCTACGAAGGCTTTGGCGCGACCGACACGCCCGGCCAGGAGGTCACCCGCACCGAGGAAGCCCGGATCACGGTCAGCCGGGGCGGCAAGCCCGTGGGCCTGCTGACGCCCCAGCGCCTGACCTACCGCAACTACGACCATCCCCACACCGAGGTTTCGACGGTGCCCGGTCTTGGCGACGAACTGTACGCCACGGTCCACGATCTGGACGGCGAACGGCTCATGCCGCTCAAAGTGAGCGTCAATCCCCTGGTCAACTGGGTCTGGATCGGCAGCATCCTGGTCTGCCTGCTGCCGCTGTTGGCCTTTCGCCTCAACAACGGGCGGACAAGCCCGAAAGGCGGTGCGGCATGAAGCCCAAACGCGCGATCGTTGCCTGCGACCATCCCCTGCGCAAACCCATCCTGGCCCTCATGGCCACGGCCCTGGCCGCCCTGTTCCTGACCTCGCTTCTCGACCGCGCCATGGTCCAGGGGGCCAGGACGGCCAGGCCCCAGACCCAGGCCAAGGGCCCCATGGACGGCGTGCCGGCGCTCATGGCCAAGCTGCAGCAAAACCCCAAGGACGGGGAAACCCTCCTGCAGTTGGCCGACGCCTTCATGCGCGGCAAGGACTGGCCGCGGGCCGCGCACTTCTACGGCGAGGCCCTCAAGATCGATCCCGAAAACGTGGGGGCCTTGTTCCACCGCGCCATCGTCAACCTGGAGCAGCGGCGCTTCCCCGGGGCCATCGGGGATTTCCAGGCCGTGCTGGCCCTGAAACCCGGCCTGGCCGAAGCCCATTATTACATCGGCATGGTCAACAAGTACGAGCTCAAGGACCCGCAAGCGGCCAGGGAACACCTGGAAAAGGCGCTGACCCTCGCGCCCCAGGACAAGGAACTGGCCGCGGAGACGAAAAAGGAACTGGAAAACCTGCAACCGTGAAGCGACAGGAGGCATGATGGGGCAAGGAGCACGAAACCGTTCGCGCTTGTCCAGGGCCTTGCGGCGTTGCGTCGTCGGTCTGAGTCTGGCGGCGCTGGCCGTGGCCCTGTCCGCCCCGGCCGAGGCCGGAAAATCCGCCAAGGCCAGGAAACCGCACAAGCGCGTTTCCTCGGGCTTCGGCACGCGGAGTGATCCTTTGGGAAAATCCAAGAAATTCCACAAAGGCCTGGACCTCACCGGCCCGGCCGGCCTGCCCGTGCTTGCCTACCGGGAAGGGGTCGTGGTGTTCGCCGGCTGGAAAGGCGCCTATGGCCGCGTGGTGGACATCGACCACGGCAAGGGCGTCGCCTCGCGCTACGCCCACCTGCGGGCCCTCGCCGTCAAACGGGGGCAGCGCGTCGGGAAGGGCCACGTCGTCGGTCAGTTGGGGCGGACCGGACGCACCACGGGCAACAACCTGCACTTCGAGATGCGGGTCAACGGCAAGCCGGTCGACCCCGACAGCCACCTTACCGATGCCGGGGCCTTGCTGCGCAGGGGAATCCGGGGCGGCTAAACTACATGCGCTCTCCTGTTCGAAATTCTCACTCCACGCGGAGGGATTGATACCAGAGCTCTGGCGACGGCCTCATGTGCTCCTTTCAGGCGGAAAAGCAGGCCTATCATATCGTTATGGGGTTATCCTCGGGCGTACGGTTACAAGAAATTCCTTCTTTACATAACAAGAATTTTCCTCTAGCCAAGGAAGGAATTTCCGCTAGAGTCAAAGGCCGGAGGCAACCATGGAAAATTTCTCACTTCTGCTGGAGCGGTCCTTTGTGGAGCTTGTCGATAAACGGGCAGATGCCCGAGGCTGGAAAAAGGGCGAATTTGCCAAGATGGTCTGGCCGGAGGCTCCCGCCAAGGCAGCGGCGGCAAAATGGTCGGCCATGCGCGGAAAGGCGACGAACACGGGCAAACCGCAGGGCGTACTTGTTTCAGATGCGGAGCGCATGGCGGAAATCCTGGGGGAGGATTTGACGTACCTTCTTGCCGTGGCCAAGGAAAATGCCAGGCAGCAGGCTTTATAACGTACCGCTTTGGCCGAAGACGACTGAGGCTGTGCGTCGCGGTTCGCCCCCAACGCTGCGGTGTTCCATGTGGCAAGTCGGGATATGCTGGAGTTTGAAGAGCGAGCTCAAGAGTTAATTGGTCTGGAGTTTTCAATTTGCGAGATAAAAATGGCCGATTGAGGAGGCCCACCACCACCTCGAAAGACAGCTCTTTGCACAGCCGCGCTTATGCTCCAGGAAACGTTCAAGGCGCTTGTGGCTGTGGCCAAGTCGATCTGACATGATCCGCTGGCGTTGCCGGCGGGTGACAGCATCAGAGACAGTGTCGCCGGAAATTCTTTCCTTTATTTTTGACATGGGGAAGAAATTCCGGCGAACGCCGTGACGATGATTTCGTTGCGCGCGCTCAGACGAAGAGAGCGCGATCAACGCGACCATGACACGTAAAACGTGACAGTGTTCGTCGCTCCCTCTCCCGGAAAATCCTCCGAATCTTAATGCGGTAGCGGCATTCGCTTTGTCGAAGAGAACCGCCTGCATCCCTTTCGGGCTTCAGGCGGGCACCAAGCAAAGTCCCCTGCCGCAGTGGCCTGCGGCACCATCGCACTGGCAGGAGGGAATACATACGAGTAAAATGATATTGACAATCAAAATCGATTATGCAAATAAAGAAAAGACGGTTCATTCTTGAGGATTGTCATGAAATATCAGATGGATGTTGTGGGTGACAAGAAAGGACGAGCACCTCGTGTCGATTACCGGATTGAGGCCGGGCACGGGGTGATGACCACCGCGAGCCGGGTCGTTCCCCTGCGCCCGGGGTTTCTCTTGAACATATCGGCCGTGCGGCCGGGCATCGGAGCCCGGTTCAGGTTTGAAATCGGCAAGGCTCCCGTGCAGTTCGGATTTATCGTATCCGGTTCGAATCGCTGTACCTACCATGACGGTCGCCTGAAGAACGAGACACACCTCCTGCAGCAGGGAAGCAATGGCATTTATTATTTCCCGCAAACATCCGGCATCATCGAAAGTGACAATGACGCTGGCGTATTTGTCGTAAGTATTTTAACGACAGCCAATTTTTTGGATAAGTATTTTCAAAATGACACAAGGGCATTATCTCATGCCTTTAAAAATGTCATCTGCGAGAAAGGAGCGCAATTTTTTTGGCGCGGCAAGGCAAGTCCTGCCAAAATGGCCCTTCTCTCGCAGATAATACAAAACAACTATTCAGGAGCGGTTCAGAAACTGTTTCTGGAAAGCCGCGTGTTGGAACTCATGGCCTGGCAGTTGCACGAATGCCTCGACACGGCATCTGCTGACAGCCAGGATCGATGCTCTCTCAAAAAAACGGATGTGGAACGCATCAGGGCCGCCAGGGAACTGCTGCTGAGGGACTTCGACCATCCGCCAAGCGTGGCCATGCTGGCCAGGATGGTCGGCATCAATGAGAAAAAGCTCAAAGCCGGCTTCAAGCAAGTGTTTGGCCAGCCTGTTTTCGAATCCTTCCGGGACTACCGCTTGGAGCGGGCCAGGGAAATGCTCGTTTCCGGCGCAGTGACCGTAAGCGAAGCCGCCTACCAGATCGGATACCAGAGCCTGAGCCATTTCAGCCGGGCCTTTCGGGAACGGTATGGCCTGAACCCCAAGGAGTACGGCCGCCTCCGGGGCACGGCTTAGGAACTCCCGCTGCCGGCCAGCGCGCGGGACCGTTTAAAAAAAGGAGATTTCCTCGTTCGGAAAGGCTTCCCGGTTTCTCAGGCAGCCTGAAAAGTTTCCCCGCCCGGATCAAGAATTGTCCCGGTGCGGGTTAGCGCGAAAAAGTGCGCCCCTGTATTGATCATGAAAATCAATTTCGCCTGACGGCCAGCACCACGTCGCCGGAATACCCGGGGCAGCGGTTTCAAAGACTGATTCCCGGGCGAAGCGCAGGCACAGGGGGTATCGCTCATGCGCGCGTTGCGACTTTCCATCCTGTTTCTCTTGCTGTTTTCCGGCGTCACCTTTGCCGAGGACAAGGCGGACGAGGAGAAAACCAGAGCCGGCGAAATGAGAACCCATGTCCTCGAACCGGTGACCGTGACCGCCACCAAGCGCGAGGAACGCCTGGAAAAGGTGCCCGCCAGCATGTCCACGGTGTCCGACGTCGAGATCGAAGAGATGGGCGCCTGGAAGCTCGGTGAGGTCCTGGACACCGGTCCTCGCCAAGCGGCTCGATATCCGGGACGCCTGGCGGGCGGTCTTTCCCGGCCATCCCGAACTGGCCCAGGGTAGTCTGGCCGTGGTCGGGCCACTCGCCCGGGATGGCGCTTCCCGAGGGGCGCTACGGGCGGCCTATGTCCGGGCGACCGGCTGGGTGGCGGCGCATCCCCGGGAAGCCGTGGCCCTGGCCGGGGAGATCTTCCCCGCCCTGGGTTCCCAGGCCGTGGACGGCGTTTTACCTGGCGCGGACATTCGGCTCGTCATGGGACCGGAGGGTGAGGAGGCGGCCCGGTTTTTCCTCGAACTGCTCCATGACATGTCGCCGGCGAGCATCGGTGGCCGGCTGCCCGGCCCGGAATTCTTCGAGGTCGCCGCATGAGATGGGACGGGATCGCCGGACGGCTGTGCGGTTTGGCCGCGCTCCTTGGCGCCTGGGAGGCGGCTTCACGCCAGGGCCACGGCATTGCCGTGGCCTCGCCCGGGGAGACGTTGGCGGCCTTGGCCGGACTGCTGGCCGGTTGGTATCCGGCGGCGCGGGCCTTCCTGATCCCGTCCCGGTGGATGCTGACCAGCGTTCCCGGGGTGGTGACGGTGATGCTCGGCATGCTGTGGTTTGGCCTGGGTTCGGCCATGGTCGTGGCCATCGGTGGCGCTCATGGTCGCGCCGACCATCCACGTGGCTGTCATCGAGGGCCTGGCCACCGTGGATGCGACGCTTTCGGAGATGGCCCGAGCCTACCGTTTCACCCCGGCTATGCGGCTTTGGCATGTTTACGCCCCGGCCATGGCCGCGCCGCTTTTCTCCGGTGGTGTGGTGGCCTTGGGCATGGCCATGCGGGTGGCGGTCCTGGCCGAGGCCCTGGGGGCAGGGGAGATCCTGGCCGTCCTGGGTCCAAGCGGCATCGGCAAGTCCACGCTGCTGCGGCTGGCGGCGCGGCTTTCCCGGCCGACCAGCGGCACGGTGATGCTGGCCGTGCGGCGCATCGGCTTCGTTTTCCAGGAGCCGCGCCTCCTGCCGTGGCGCACGGCCCTGGAAAACGTGGCGCTGCCCCTTTTGGCCATGGGCGTGCCTCTGGAACAGGCCAGGACCAGGGCCGCCGCCATGCTCGGCCGCATGGGCCTGGCTGCTTTCGCAACTTCCTGTCCGGAAACCCTTTCCGGCGGCATGCGCCAGCGCGTTTCCCTGGCTCGGGCCTTTGTGGTCGAACCCGAGTTGCTGCTCCTCGATGAACCGTTCACCGGACTTGATCCCGAGCTGCGCCTCTCCATGCGCCGCCATCTGGATGCCTTGCTGGCCGCGTCCGGTGCGGCGTCCCTGCATGTCACCCACGACATCGGGGACATCCCGGTGCGGACGAACCGGATACTGCGTCTCACGGCGGCGGGAGTGCGTTTTGAGCGCCCGTGTGACCTGGGAATGACCGTGTTGAAGGAGGCCTTATGAATCCGACGGAGGCCTTTTGGAATACCTTGCGTCAGTTCCGGGACGACACCCTGGTCATACAGCTGCTGCTCGTCGACATGGTCGCCACCCGGAAAATCCATTTCACTTTTGCCCTCCCGCCGGCTCGGCGCATGGCGTCCTTCTTTTTTATCCTGCTCGCCTTTCTTTTCCCCGTGCTGGGGCTGTTGACCGGCCACGGCATGATCGCCTTGCCAACCTCGCCCTGCCCCTTGGCCGGGTTATCGGCCTGTTCGGCACGGTCTGGGGCATCATGCATTCCTTCCACGCCATCGGGCAGATGCAATCCGCTTCCCTGGCCACCGTGGCCCCCGGCATTTCCGAGGCGCTCATCGCCACGGCCGTGGGTCTGGCCGTGGCCATCCCGGCCAGCGTGGCCTACAACATGTTTCTGGGAATGATCGAGTCCCTCGAAAGCCAGTACATCGGTTTCGCAGGCCTCCTGCTCAACCGGTTGCGCCAGGATGCCTGCACATACCCGCAGGGCATGGAGCTCACCTCTTTCCCAAAGCAGGTGTGTTCATGAGTGTCGCCGGCAGAAAGGGACGGTATGCCTCGGATATCAACGTGACACCGTTTGTCGATGTCATGCTGGGGCTGCTCATCATTTTCATGGTCACCGCGCCCATGATGACCGAAGGCATCGGCGTCGATTTGCCGCAGACAAGAACGGTGGAGGCTTTGCCGGTCGATGACGACCACATCGTCGTCGGCGTCGGCCCAACGGGCATGGTGTTTCTCGACGAGCAACGCGTGGCCTTGGAGGACTTGACGAGCAGGCTGCGCGGCCACATGTCCTCGGGACAAAAGGAGGTGTTTCGGCGTGGTGGCCGAACGGCCGGAGGAGGGAGGCCGGTAACCGTGCGAGCCGCCGATGTTCTCGTCTCCGTAAGCGCCCATGCAGCGTTCATTGCCATCCTGTTCCTGTGGCCGGTGGCGCAACCGGTTCCGCATCCGAAAATATTCACTGTGGGGATGGTGCAACTGGTCCGGCCCCTGTCCGCCGAATCGCCGTCCGCCGCGCCTGCTGCGGCGCATGCCTTGCCGAAGCGACCATGGCCGTACCGGCGTGGCATGAAGAGGCGATTGCCAAGGCGCATGACCGGGAATCGTTTGATTGTGGCGATGCCGCCTTGAACGATTTTTTGCGCCGTCATGCGCGCAAGAGCCATCTCCAGGAAGGAGCCAAGACGTTCCTTGCCATTGATGACAGGGATGGCAAGACGATCCTCGGCTTTTACAGCGTCAGTCCCGCCTCGATCGCCTATGAACGCACGCCGGAACTTATCACGCGCGGCCTTGCCCGCCATGAAGTGCCGGTTTTTCGACATACCGCATTTATCCCCAAAATAAACTTAAAAGGGGCTCCGAAAACAGGAACCCCTTAAAATCTTTGGCGCACTCTGCAGGATTCGAACCTGCAGCCGTCAACTTAGAAGGCCATTCCCAACAAAGTCATACGGCATTTTCCGGGTGTTGTTTTTCTACTCCACCGTCGTCAATGCTTTTCCTCACACCCACAGCAATCTCCGGACCAGATTCTACAGCCTGCCTCACGTTCTCCAGCTCCCGCTCCACCTGGGAGATATGGTTGTACATGGCCTTGGATGCCGCTTCGCCGTCTTTGCGTACAATGGCATCGATGATGTGTTGGTGGGCTCCCAGGACTTTTTCGGAAAACAACCGGCCTGGTTTGAGGTGGTGTTTGACGTCCGTCAACAAGCTGTTCACGAAATCCAGGATCATGACCAGGATGGGATTGCCCGTTTTTCGGGCCAGCAGGATGTGAAAATTGATTTCCGCTTTCGCCCCAACCAGATTCTTGTCCTCCCGGTAAACCTTTTGGCACTCTTCGTGGAGATCGAGCAGGTCCTGGGTGTCCTTTGCGTCAAACGTCTCGGCGGCGCGCCGGGCCAGGTAGGGTTCGATGATCTTGCGCACTTCCGACAGGTCGCGGATGGAAATATTCTGGAAGTGGAAAAAGCTTTGCAAAAAATCCCGGGCGGTCTCCGGATTCACTTCGGTGACCACCGGGCCGCCGCCTGCTCCCCGACGAATGTCGATGAGTCCCATGCCTTCCAGCGTGCGCAAGGCTTCCCGCAGGGTATGCTTGCTCACCCCGAACTGTTGGACAAGATCCTTTTCCGGGGGCAGGGCTTCGCCGGACTTGATCTGGCCTTGCAGGATGGCCTCGCGGATCTGACGGATGATCAGGGTCGAAATCTTATCTTTCTTGGTGGTCTTGAACATGTGCTGATCCATGGTTGTTGCTCGTGACAGGGCGTCGCGCCGGCTTGCGTCGCCTCCCTGAAGCGGGCATGTCGGTCTGCCGGGTATAGGGGTATATAGCCAAGCCGCCCCGACAGTCCAGTGTTTGTGCCCCGCCCTGGTGCGCATCGGTCCGTTCCACACGCTTTCCCGAAAAATTACCTCTGATTTCAGTCTATTGTTGCCGGCTCGAACAGGAATAGTGTTATATTTGAATATAAGTTTATTTTAGCAAAAAGGCAAACCCCGACGCGAAACATTTTCTCGTGGCTGCGACAGCCAAATTCGGCAAACAAAGCCTGTGATCTCAAATGGTCACACTAATTATCCATATATTTTAAAATTTGGTTGAAATCGCCATCCCCCTGTTGTAGCGTGTCCCCATCGAGCGCCCCCGTGCGACTCCGGGGCGCCGGGGCCGGCAGACGGCCGGGCAGCGGGCGCGAGGGCCGCCCCAGGAACCGACCAGGCGGGTGTCCGAGGTGTCGGAAGACGGCTGCGGTACGGCCGGCCGAAGCGGGTCGCAAACGCGTCGCCGCGGCAGCGACGAATCGCGGAGAAGACACGGGCTGCGCGCAGCATGCGTCGGCATGGAATGCGGGCGGACGACACGAAAAAGACTGTTTGAGAACGACCGGAGACGCTCTGAGAACCAACGGTGGCCGGGAAGACTTTTCTGGGCCGATGATCGCAACAAAGGAGATGGGAGACATGACGACGCGTACCTTCAACATGCCGGCGACAGTGCATATCGGTGTGAACGCAGCGGCCGAGGTCGGTCCGGCCGCCGCACGACAGGGCGCGAGCAGGGCGCTGCTGGTGACGGATCAGGTGCTCATCGACACGGGCACCATCGAGCCGGTGTTCGCCTCGTTGCGGCAAGCCGGCATCCCGGTCGAAATCTATGCCGGCGTGGACAAGGAACCCACCCTGACCCACGTGCGGGACGGCTTGGACATCATCCGGCGCGGCCGGTGCGATCTGGTCATCGGTTGCGGCGGCGGCAGCTCCCTCGACGTGGCCAAGGCCGTCTCCGTCATGGCCACCAATCCCGGCGTGATCCAGGAGTACATGGGGGCCGACAAGGTGAGGCAAAAGGGCCTGCCGCTTTTCGCCGTGCCGACCACGGCCGGTACCGGCAGTGAAGCCACCCTGTTCACCATCATCACCGATACCGAGCATGACGTGAAAATGCTCATCGGCAGCCCCTACCTCATGCCGCAGGTCGCTTTCGTCGATCCCGGCCTGACCCTGGCCATGCCCCGGGGGCTGACGGCGGCAACCGGCCTCGACGCCCTGACCCACGCCATCGAGGCCTATGTCTCGCGCAAGGCCCAGCCCATGACGGACGTGCTGGCGCTTTCCGCCGTGGGCCTCATCTCCCGCAATCTGCCCAAGGCCTGGCAGCGGCCGGACGACCTCGAGGCCCGGTCCCAGACCATGCTCGGCGCACTCCAGGCCGGCATCGCCTTTTCCAACGCCTCGGTCGCCCTGGTCCACGGTATGTCCCGACCGGTGGGGGCGCTTTTTCATGTGGCCCACGGCATCTCCAACGCCGCCCTGCTCGGCGTGGTCATGGAGTTTTCCCTGCCCGG
This DNA window, taken from Solidesulfovibrio sp., encodes the following:
- a CDS encoding biopolymer transporter ExbD — translated: MSVAGRKGRYASDINVTPFVDVMLGLLIIFMVTAPMMTEGIGVDLPQTRTVEALPVDDDHIVVGVGPTGMVFLDEQRVALEDLTSRLRGHMSSGQKEVFRRGGRTAGGGRPVTVRAADVLVSVSAHAAFIAILFLWPVAQPVPHPKIFTVGMVQLVRPLSAESPSAAPAAAHALPKRPWPYRRGMKRRLPRRMTGNRLIVAMPP
- a CDS encoding immunity protein, giving the protein MENFSLLLERSFVELVDKRADARGWKKGEFAKMVWPEAPAKAAAAKWSAMRGKATNTGKPQGVLVSDAERMAEILGEDLTYLLAVAKENARQQAL
- a CDS encoding ATP-binding cassette domain-containing protein; the protein is MVAPTIHVAVIEGLATVDATLSEMARAYRFTPAMRLWHVYAPAMAAPLFSGGVVALGMAMRVAVLAEALGAGEILAVLGPSGIGKSTLLRLAARLSRPTSGTVMLAVRRIGFVFQEPRLLPWRTALENVALPLLAMGVPLEQARTRAAAMLGRMGLAAFATSCPETLSGGMRQRVSLARAFVVEPELLLLDEPFTGLDPELRLSMRRHLDALLAASGAASLHVTHDIGDIPVRTNRILRLTAAGVRFERPCDLGMTVLKEAL
- a CDS encoding methyl-accepting chemotaxis protein; its protein translation is MSAKLSAAFGVMALLFVFNGTLGFILLGKIDRTVMRFVDELLPNAQHADKMGDNLLRLQQRINTLSTQHDDSASVEGEITKLREEFASSAARLSAMFDKAGNQAGLRQMRGIEDGYRFFVEAGLAAARASDNRSAEQNHAAMLKVDSLREALEEQIGTLKETQAALAQSAGTASDDLIDLMRWTMAATGGVILLANDAAARLAEDAREKARDGAAVVSDSVAAIGAVQELSAALKQSLASLGGQAEAIGRIMGVISDIADQTNLLALNAAIEAARAGEAGRGFAVVADEVRKLAEKTMAATKEVGQAVERIQSGVSTSISGMEVDAVSRETASGVEGSKQASAALAAMARDLKELAQAGVSAAA
- a CDS encoding AraC family transcriptional regulator; this translates as MKYQMDVVGDKKGRAPRVDYRIEAGHGVMTTASRVVPLRPGFLLNISAVRPGIGARFRFEIGKAPVQFGFIVSGSNRCTYHDGRLKNETHLLQQGSNGIYYFPQTSGIIESDNDAGVFVVSILTTANFLDKYFQNDTRALSHAFKNVICEKGAQFFWRGKASPAKMALLSQIIQNNYSGAVQKLFLESRVLELMAWQLHECLDTASADSQDRCSLKKTDVERIRAARELLLRDFDHPPSVAMLARMVGINEKKLKAGFKQVFGQPVFESFRDYRLERAREMLVSGAVTVSEAAYQIGYQSLSHFSRAFRERYGLNPKEYGRLRGTA
- a CDS encoding tetratricopeptide repeat protein yields the protein MKPKRAIVACDHPLRKPILALMATALAALFLTSLLDRAMVQGARTARPQTQAKGPMDGVPALMAKLQQNPKDGETLLQLADAFMRGKDWPRAAHFYGEALKIDPENVGALFHRAIVNLEQRRFPGAIGDFQAVLALKPGLAEAHYYIGMVNKYELKDPQAAREHLEKALTLAPQDKELAAETKKELENLQP
- a CDS encoding M23 family metallopeptidase, which encodes MGQGARNRSRLSRALRRCVVGLSLAALAVALSAPAEAGKSAKARKPHKRVSSGFGTRSDPLGKSKKFHKGLDLTGPAGLPVLAYREGVVVFAGWKGAYGRVVDIDHGKGVASRYAHLRALAVKRGQRVGKGHVVGQLGRTGRTTGNNLHFEMRVNGKPVDPDSHLTDAGALLRRGIRGG
- a CDS encoding cytochrome c biogenesis protein CcsA; this translates as MMYLAAHFALLLAMLVSLLGGALAGLEAWSRQRRKLPWLERGQDAAAFLMACASAALLGGLLSRDFSLAYVADYSDSLLPLFYTVTAFWAGQAGSLLFWGLILALAGAIFSRTARYKALEPSTRILFWLFFLTLQGFFLVLLTGPSNPFVTLASPPADGKGLNPLLRNVGMIFHPPLLFIGYAGFAIPACLSLAATLSGEGRAWLEAARNWILGSWAFLTAGILLGGWWSYMELGWGGYWAWDPVENASLIPWFAATALVHTALLERRFGLLPRTNVCLACLTLILCLFATYLVRSGVVESLHAFGDGGVAGPLLVGVLFAACLTCLAAAVRPSGTASVLPGLASRPGLMVVSVWLLLALGLVVLLGTIWPLLSQLWAVNPKGAEQGFYNTVCLPLFTLLTAVMALAPWFGWTGGPRRLDVPTGLVILGLAVVAAGASLDIRPILAVAGIASAAMAGLSVLLLLFLAPGSLGSRRFWSSHGSHLGLAVIVLGVAVSGPFQRSVEKALSPGESFDFSGYRFTYEGFGATDTPGQEVTRTEEARITVSRGGKPVGLLTPQRLTYRNYDHPHTEVSTVPGLGDELYATVHDLDGERLMPLKVSVNPLVNWVWIGSILVCLLPLLAFRLNNGRTSPKGGAA